One segment of Sinorhizobium sp. BG8 DNA contains the following:
- a CDS encoding ATP-binding protein, producing MAIENSGIAPHHYATLPVDAERSARVSGLDGRPVRLWDRVSLRWQILSAFFIATLLAGIVAAVVTVYDARRAAELEIAASMRLAERVVVEAIGHAPSGGTGSTVLANLARELDGLRHVRVLVTGDGGGMASLLPSEDNERQEETVSAPAWFTSLVRVNDVRREMRIGLSGHQIGSVVLIGHAGDEIAEVWKDSKNLAAVALALNAGVAAILYVALGRVLRPLINLGEGLEKLERGQFQYRLARSTIPELANVAGRFNALADRLAAAKAENSRLTTRLITVQDDERHHIATELHDEIGPCLFGLKANIASLDQFADDLPPASADRMRERAATLGDITDKIQMLNRRLLNRVRPMALGHVPLTDLVTGLVADFERLNTSTGISLALGVVAHSYGDSIDLTVYRCLQEGITNAKRHGEARTIAVELDEIPVENGLSRDASSAVLHLSIRDDGHGFAVETPWGFGLTGMEERVRALGGTLAIVGLSQRGTTLTITIPFDKSRVQTASKARGRQGTNK from the coding sequence ATGGCAATCGAGAACTCGGGCATAGCACCCCATCACTACGCGACGTTGCCGGTCGACGCGGAGCGGTCAGCACGGGTGTCCGGGCTTGATGGGCGGCCAGTTCGGCTATGGGATCGAGTTTCCCTGCGATGGCAAATTCTCTCGGCATTCTTCATTGCCACGCTTCTCGCTGGCATCGTCGCCGCGGTTGTCACTGTCTACGATGCGCGCCGGGCTGCCGAATTGGAGATCGCAGCATCGATGCGACTGGCGGAGCGTGTTGTGGTCGAAGCAATCGGTCACGCCCCGTCGGGTGGAACGGGTTCCACTGTTCTCGCGAATCTCGCAAGGGAGTTGGACGGCCTGCGGCATGTTCGAGTTCTCGTGACCGGTGACGGGGGCGGCATGGCATCACTGTTGCCATCGGAGGACAACGAGAGGCAAGAGGAAACAGTGTCGGCACCCGCCTGGTTTACTAGCCTCGTGCGGGTCAATGACGTAAGGCGCGAGATGCGGATCGGCTTGAGCGGACATCAGATTGGCTCCGTCGTGCTTATTGGCCACGCCGGCGACGAGATCGCCGAAGTGTGGAAAGACAGCAAAAATCTTGCCGCGGTCGCCCTTGCGCTTAACGCGGGCGTGGCTGCCATACTTTACGTCGCGCTTGGACGCGTCCTTCGCCCACTGATCAATCTTGGTGAAGGCCTGGAGAAACTGGAAAGAGGTCAGTTCCAATATCGTCTCGCTCGGTCAACGATACCGGAGTTGGCCAATGTCGCTGGCCGCTTCAATGCCCTCGCAGACCGACTGGCTGCCGCGAAAGCCGAAAACAGCCGACTGACGACCAGATTGATCACCGTTCAGGACGACGAGCGGCATCATATCGCGACCGAACTTCACGACGAAATAGGACCCTGTCTGTTCGGCCTCAAAGCGAACATCGCGTCACTGGACCAGTTCGCTGATGACCTTCCGCCAGCCTCAGCCGATCGTATGCGGGAACGCGCGGCGACGCTTGGCGATATAACCGACAAAATCCAAATGCTGAACCGTCGCCTTTTGAACAGAGTTCGCCCGATGGCATTGGGACACGTACCCCTTACTGATCTCGTGACCGGCCTCGTCGCGGACTTCGAGCGGCTCAATACAAGCACAGGAATCTCCCTGGCCCTTGGCGTGGTCGCCCATAGCTATGGCGACAGCATCGATCTTACGGTCTATCGTTGCCTCCAAGAGGGCATAACGAATGCCAAGCGTCATGGAGAAGCGAGGACCATTGCCGTGGAACTGGACGAAATACCAGTTGAGAACGGGCTCTCCCGCGACGCGTCCTCTGCGGTTTTGCACCTTTCCATCAGGGATGATGGGCACGGTTTCGCAGTAGAAACGCCCTGGGGCTTCGGCCTAACCGGAATGGAAGAGCGCGTGCGCGCACTCGGCGGCACCCTGGCGATCGTCGGATTGTCGCAAAGAGGCACCACCCTTACGATTACAATTCCGTTCGACAAAAGCCGAGTACAGACCGCTTCAAAGGCTCGAGGCCGACAAGGAACTAACAAATGA
- a CDS encoding response regulator transcription factor, with translation MTRVLIVDDHPIVLQGCRRVLEDAGMSEIAEASSAVNGYRLFRRNHPEIVIVDLALQGNRLGGLDLIRRMRFQNRRVPILVLSMHADPHIVSRALEAGATGYVLKDAGPRDFMEAIQTIRAGKPYLNHEIAVQVAILGPRQSSGLHGDLSPRELQTLALLAEGKPYAEIAQDLNVSYKTVANNCSQLKEKLGARNLPELIRMAIQYVTDGHDRRLTRPPGI, from the coding sequence ATGACGCGCGTGCTGATTGTCGATGATCATCCAATCGTGCTGCAAGGCTGCAGACGCGTCCTGGAGGACGCGGGCATGTCCGAGATCGCGGAGGCCAGCAGCGCCGTCAACGGCTATCGACTTTTTCGGCGCAACCATCCGGAAATTGTCATCGTCGATCTTGCCTTGCAAGGTAACAGATTGGGCGGGCTTGATCTGATACGCCGCATGCGGTTTCAGAACCGCCGCGTTCCGATCCTGGTCCTCAGCATGCACGCTGATCCTCATATCGTTAGCCGTGCTTTGGAGGCTGGCGCTACCGGCTATGTGCTGAAGGACGCAGGTCCTCGCGACTTTATGGAGGCGATCCAGACGATACGCGCAGGCAAGCCGTACCTGAACCATGAAATCGCCGTGCAGGTGGCCATTCTGGGACCGCGTCAAAGTAGCGGCCTTCACGGCGATCTTTCGCCAAGAGAGTTGCAGACGCTCGCCTTGCTCGCCGAAGGTAAACCATACGCCGAGATCGCGCAGGATCTCAACGTTAGCTACAAGACCGTCGCCAACAATTGCTCGCAACTAAAGGAGAAACTTGGCGCACGCAATCTTCCGGAATTGATCCGAATGGCAATCCAGTACGTCACTGACGGACACGACCGACGGCTCACTCGGCCCCCTGGAATATGA
- a CDS encoding PAS domain-containing sensor histidine kinase has translation MSNNEAPTNENAPSREIRNGGELALLETIPGHVWSTDPVGRFTFRNRSMESFFGGGFPRDLGDWLERVHTDDQRPVAETWQASIDTGQPLESAHRLCGIDDKYRWFRVSGRPVRDVFGHILAWHGQTIDIEDEKRAAEELRARSIELSLLVDIVPSHVWLMAPEGTTTTVNKHMADFLGLDLSNAGNVEAVMETIFHPDDSEPVRSELGRCLATGESFSMSYRLLRADDTFRWMLGRVEPIRDKDGNIVQWFGLCHDIEDQVQAAAALRRSAEQLAHAARAANLSQLAASIAHEINQPLTAVVTDSEVCVRWLSADPPNVERGKQAAERVTQDALSALDIVGRIRALFRRQPQTRTMEDINRLVTEVVALMSDEFSANMTRVDMELGVHLPTVALDRIQVQQVLVNLIRNGIQAMDGTNPARALKIKSTCDPANAILVSVEDAGTGFTHPDRVFEPFFTTKSNGMGMGLPICRSIVEAHGGRLWVENNLTGGATVSFTLPATET, from the coding sequence ATGTCCAACAATGAAGCGCCGACGAACGAGAATGCTCCCTCCCGAGAGATCCGGAATGGAGGGGAGCTTGCTCTGCTGGAAACCATTCCTGGCCACGTGTGGTCGACGGATCCGGTCGGTCGTTTCACCTTCCGGAATCGCAGCATGGAATCCTTTTTTGGGGGTGGTTTCCCAAGAGATCTGGGGGACTGGCTGGAACGCGTGCACACGGACGACCAGCGCCCTGTTGCCGAGACCTGGCAGGCGAGTATTGACACTGGCCAACCACTCGAGAGTGCGCACCGCCTCTGCGGCATTGACGACAAGTACCGTTGGTTTCGCGTGTCCGGACGACCAGTCAGAGACGTCTTTGGACATATCCTCGCTTGGCACGGCCAGACGATCGACATCGAGGATGAAAAGCGGGCCGCAGAGGAATTGCGAGCCCGCTCAATTGAGTTGTCTCTCTTGGTCGACATTGTTCCGAGCCACGTTTGGCTGATGGCGCCCGAGGGCACGACGACCACGGTCAACAAGCACATGGCAGACTTCCTCGGCCTCGACCTGTCCAATGCCGGGAATGTTGAGGCCGTGATGGAAACGATCTTTCATCCCGACGACTCCGAGCCTGTTCGCAGCGAGCTCGGCCGTTGCCTGGCGACGGGTGAGAGTTTTTCAATGAGCTACAGACTTCTGCGGGCAGACGACACGTTTCGTTGGATGTTGGGACGAGTCGAACCAATACGGGACAAGGACGGAAACATCGTACAGTGGTTCGGCCTCTGCCACGACATAGAGGACCAGGTCCAAGCGGCAGCAGCCCTGCGCCGTTCTGCTGAACAGCTTGCTCACGCCGCTCGAGCAGCCAACCTGTCCCAGCTCGCCGCTTCTATCGCACACGAGATCAACCAACCGCTTACCGCGGTAGTAACGGATTCCGAAGTGTGTGTGCGATGGCTGTCTGCGGATCCCCCAAACGTCGAGCGTGGCAAGCAGGCGGCCGAAAGGGTCACGCAAGACGCACTCTCGGCCTTAGATATAGTCGGCCGCATTCGAGCACTGTTCAGGCGCCAGCCACAGACGCGGACGATGGAGGACATCAATCGTCTGGTGACGGAGGTGGTGGCCCTCATGTCCGACGAGTTCTCGGCGAACATGACCCGGGTCGATATGGAACTGGGCGTCCATCTTCCTACGGTCGCGCTGGACCGGATACAGGTGCAACAGGTTCTCGTAAATCTTATCCGGAATGGGATCCAGGCCATGGACGGCACCAACCCAGCCCGTGCCTTGAAGATCAAGTCAACCTGCGATCCTGCAAATGCAATCCTCGTCTCCGTAGAGGATGCAGGAACTGGCTTTACACATCCCGATCGCGTGTTTGAGCCCTTTTTCACAACGAAGAGCAACGGCATGGGGATGGGACTTCCGATTTGTCGTTCGATAGTCGAGGCCCATGGAGGGCGTCTCTGGGTGGAGAACAATCTCACGGGCGGAGCCACGGTCTCGTTCACGCTGCCAGCTACGGAAACCTAA
- a CDS encoding response regulator: MLNSNAGMNPSIEPTVYVIDDNRSVRDSLLDLFTVTNMRAAAFASGTEFFETVDDADCPGCVVVDLQMPGETGLDVQSRLASLGSRMPVIFLTGHADVPSSVAALKAGATDFIMKPFVSQALLEAVDHAMQVNVERRQADAERDEVRTLADTLTPRETEVMFGVVSGLMNKQVAYQLGVCEMTVKIHRMSVMRKMKTRSLADLVRKVGKLRTD, translated from the coding sequence ATGTTGAACTCGAACGCAGGTATGAATCCCAGCATCGAACCAACGGTCTACGTTATCGATGACAACAGGAGCGTGCGGGATTCCCTTCTTGACCTTTTCACGGTGACCAACATGAGGGCGGCGGCCTTTGCCAGCGGCACGGAGTTCTTTGAAACCGTTGATGATGCTGACTGTCCCGGTTGCGTCGTAGTGGATCTTCAAATGCCTGGCGAGACTGGTCTCGATGTGCAAAGCCGGTTGGCCTCTCTTGGCAGCAGGATGCCCGTGATTTTCCTCACAGGGCACGCAGACGTCCCGTCCAGCGTGGCGGCGCTCAAGGCAGGTGCGACCGATTTCATAATGAAACCGTTTGTCAGCCAGGCTTTGCTTGAAGCCGTAGACCATGCAATGCAGGTGAATGTCGAGCGGCGCCAAGCAGATGCCGAGCGCGATGAGGTTCGAACGCTGGCCGACACGCTTACGCCGCGGGAAACGGAAGTGATGTTTGGGGTTGTCAGTGGCCTCATGAACAAGCAGGTCGCCTACCAGCTTGGCGTCTGCGAGATGACCGTGAAGATTCATCGGATGAGCGTCATGCGAAAAATGAAAACTCGGTCGCTTGCCGATCTCGTCAGAAAGGTTGGAAAGCTCCGCACGGACTGA
- a CDS encoding HD domain-containing protein → MASRMTAGSIEDFTGDRRLSEQLAFVLEVEKLKTVLRRTPLLDRSRVENDAEHTWQVALMAVVLSEHSDRTIDLPRVIKMLLIHDIVEIDAGDTFAFDNVGATDKLEREIRAAERIFELLPQDQAVEFRLLWDEFEANASPEALFANAIDRLQPMLHSYFTGGQNWQSASVTSSDVERRMQPVAAASGTLGHLVSRLVNSAIEMGILTPCSGRKTGSEAHPPGYGRRHTC, encoded by the coding sequence GTGGCCAGTCGAATGACGGCAGGATCTATCGAGGATTTCACAGGCGACCGTCGCCTGTCAGAGCAACTCGCTTTCGTACTTGAAGTCGAAAAGCTCAAAACCGTCTTGCGCAGAACACCGTTGCTGGATCGCTCGCGCGTCGAGAACGATGCGGAACACACGTGGCAAGTGGCGCTGATGGCAGTAGTGCTTTCCGAGCATTCCGACAGGACCATCGACCTACCGCGCGTCATCAAGATGCTGCTCATCCATGATATCGTCGAAATTGATGCCGGCGATACCTTTGCCTTCGACAATGTTGGCGCGACCGACAAGCTTGAACGGGAAATCAGGGCTGCCGAACGGATCTTCGAGTTGTTGCCCCAGGATCAGGCGGTGGAATTTCGGTTGCTCTGGGACGAATTCGAGGCGAATGCTTCGCCTGAGGCCCTGTTTGCGAATGCCATCGATCGCTTGCAACCAATGCTTCACAGCTACTTTACAGGTGGTCAAAACTGGCAGTCAGCCAGTGTCACGTCGTCCGATGTGGAGCGCCGCATGCAACCCGTCGCAGCCGCTTCAGGCACTTTGGGTCACCTCGTTTCAAGGCTCGTAAACTCTGCCATCGAAATGGGAATCCTCACCCCTTGCAGCGGCAGGAAGACCGGATCGGAGGCACATCCACCGGGCTATGGGCGGAGGCACACATGTTGA
- a CDS encoding NAD(P)H-dependent oxidoreductase, which translates to MKTILHVSCSPRGKTAESYRLSQEIIRALLAREPAVSVRERVIGDGSLQHIDNDYALSQSSREDVSREGSMAVSELLVRELEGADYLVVSTPMHNLTVPASLKAWLDYVVRARRTFTIGARGKVGMLSDRPVYVAVASGGRFSGEQARQPDFLTPYLTTILGTIGLHDLTYFSIQGTGASPEHVAVTRTQTSVEIKEHFALLLPISSDEGIHISPKRTEFTQAL; encoded by the coding sequence ATGAAGACAATTCTACATGTGAGCTGCAGCCCGCGGGGCAAGACCGCCGAGAGCTACCGGCTTTCTCAGGAAATCATAAGGGCCTTGCTGGCAAGAGAGCCAGCTGTCAGCGTTCGCGAACGGGTCATCGGAGACGGCTCTCTTCAGCACATCGACAACGACTATGCCCTTTCTCAGTCATCTCGGGAGGACGTCTCACGGGAAGGATCCATGGCGGTGTCGGAGCTGCTTGTCCGAGAGCTTGAAGGCGCGGATTACCTTGTCGTTAGTACACCGATGCACAATCTTACCGTCCCGGCCTCGCTGAAGGCATGGCTAGATTATGTCGTTCGGGCTCGTAGGACCTTCACAATCGGTGCACGAGGTAAGGTCGGCATGCTGAGTGATCGTCCCGTTTACGTGGCCGTTGCCTCCGGAGGACGGTTCTCGGGGGAACAGGCCCGCCAGCCAGACTTTCTGACACCCTATCTGACGACGATCCTCGGCACCATCGGCCTGCACGATCTGACGTACTTCTCCATCCAGGGAACAGGGGCCAGCCCGGAGCACGTCGCGGTGACGAGGACGCAAACGTCAGTTGAAATCAAGGAGCACTTTGCTTTGCTCCTCCCAATCAGTTCGGACGAAGGCATCCACATCAGTCCGAAGCGAACGGAATTCACGCAAGCGCTTTGA
- a CDS encoding PLP-dependent aminotransferase family protein — MSGIRKSNISPPDPNADKPYYRQIYDRFLNAFSEGVLKPGDRIPAVRALAKELGLARGTVEQAYSLLAAEGYVLSLGQAGTIVSPDIKPQRSRPPSARSFDPLLAPVTYRPDTVLPFQMGLPALDAFPRKIWARLGARLARAMQPEDMVHPDVRGLSTLRTQLAAYLQVSRGINCSPEQVFVTSGYRHSVELVSHSLLNAGDSVWLESPGYPPTRRILEHMKITPVPVAVDRDGIMVPDGIKSAPRARAAVVTPAHQSPLSMSLSLPRRLELLNWASETKAWIVEDDYDGEYRYVSRPLSALKSLDRDGRVVYTGTFSKVLFPAIRLSYLVVPEAQIETFERVAGDLSGGSPSFTQAIVSDFMNGGHFARHIQRMRRLYSERREATVAGLDLALGDRAVRIDPQPGGMHLILRVPDVPDYELVSRMRVDGLYAEALSDWTFEGNRMSAILVNFTNVTSRSMAESLGIRICKLLDA, encoded by the coding sequence ATGAGCGGTATTCGGAAAAGCAATATCTCTCCCCCGGATCCGAACGCCGACAAGCCTTACTATCGGCAAATTTACGATCGGTTCCTCAATGCATTCTCGGAAGGTGTCCTCAAGCCCGGGGATCGGATACCCGCAGTGCGCGCGCTTGCGAAAGAACTGGGACTGGCAAGAGGCACGGTAGAACAGGCCTACTCCTTGTTGGCGGCGGAAGGATACGTCCTGTCCCTCGGCCAGGCGGGGACCATCGTTTCTCCGGATATCAAGCCACAGCGATCCAGGCCACCTTCAGCCCGCAGCTTTGACCCGCTTCTCGCTCCAGTAACCTATCGGCCCGATACGGTTTTGCCTTTTCAAATGGGGCTTCCAGCGTTGGATGCCTTTCCACGAAAGATATGGGCAAGATTGGGAGCACGGCTGGCTCGCGCTATGCAGCCAGAGGACATGGTCCATCCGGATGTCCGCGGACTTTCCACGCTGCGGACCCAACTTGCCGCGTATTTGCAGGTTTCGCGTGGGATCAACTGCTCTCCCGAGCAGGTCTTCGTCACCAGCGGGTACAGGCATTCGGTCGAGCTTGTGTCCCACTCTCTGTTGAACGCCGGAGACAGCGTATGGCTTGAGAGCCCTGGTTACCCTCCCACCAGAAGGATCCTAGAGCACATGAAAATCACTCCGGTTCCGGTCGCCGTCGATCGGGACGGAATCATGGTTCCAGATGGCATCAAGTCTGCTCCTCGGGCGCGAGCGGCGGTCGTGACGCCCGCACACCAGAGTCCACTCTCGATGTCACTGTCGCTGCCTCGGCGCCTGGAACTGCTGAACTGGGCATCGGAAACCAAGGCTTGGATCGTCGAGGACGACTATGACGGCGAGTACCGTTATGTCAGCCGCCCGCTTTCTGCTCTAAAGAGCCTCGATAGGGATGGTCGGGTCGTATACACAGGGACTTTCAGTAAGGTTCTGTTCCCAGCCATTCGGCTGTCCTACCTCGTGGTGCCAGAGGCCCAGATCGAAACATTCGAACGCGTCGCAGGAGATCTTTCCGGCGGAAGCCCTTCTTTCACTCAAGCCATTGTCTCGGACTTCATGAACGGGGGGCATTTTGCGCGACACATTCAGCGCATGCGGCGGCTGTATTCGGAGCGCCGGGAGGCGACTGTAGCAGGGCTGGACCTTGCGCTCGGCGACAGAGCGGTACGGATCGATCCGCAACCCGGAGGCATGCATCTGATCTTGCGTGTACCGGATGTACCCGACTACGAGCTCGTTTCACGAATGCGGGTAGATGGACTGTATGCGGAAGCGCTGTCGGACTGGACGTTCGAAGGAAATCGGATGTCAGCCATTCTTGTCAACTTTACCAATGTGACGTCGCGGTCGATGGCGGAATCACTCGGTATCCGCATCTGCAAGCTTTTGGACGCTTGA
- a CDS encoding carboxymuconolactone decarboxylase family protein, whose translation MTNRIKYAEVSPEGYKAFGGVYMTLQKGTLAKGLVDLVNLRVSQINGCAFCIDMHTRDLIKEGVDVEKLALVAVWRDAGALFTNRERAALAWAETVTRICETGVPDSEYAAAAGSFNDKELADLTYAIGLMNAFNRFGVSFRSMPVAATKAA comes from the coding sequence ATGACCAATCGTATCAAGTATGCAGAGGTTTCACCGGAAGGCTACAAGGCGTTCGGCGGCGTCTACATGACACTGCAGAAGGGCACTTTGGCGAAGGGCCTTGTCGATCTCGTCAATCTCCGTGTGTCTCAGATTAACGGCTGCGCCTTTTGCATCGACATGCACACGCGCGACCTGATCAAGGAGGGCGTAGATGTCGAGAAGCTCGCGCTGGTAGCGGTATGGCGAGATGCGGGGGCTCTTTTCACAAACCGTGAGCGCGCAGCTCTCGCCTGGGCGGAAACCGTTACCCGCATTTGCGAAACAGGTGTCCCTGATTCCGAGTATGCGGCTGCGGCCGGCTCATTCAACGACAAGGAACTTGCGGATCTCACCTACGCGATCGGCTTGATGAACGCCTTCAATCGATTTGGCGTGTCGTTCCGCTCCATGCCCGTGGCTGCGACCAAGGCCGCTTAA
- a CDS encoding multidrug efflux SMR transporter, translated as MAWGMLVLAGTLEIVFAVAMKSSEGFTRALPTLVTIASGLSSVLLLSLSLRSLPVGTGYAVWTGIGAAGTAIVGMIAFGDPVGLPRLLCIGLIFSGVIGLKIVG; from the coding sequence ATGGCGTGGGGCATGCTCGTCCTCGCAGGCACTCTCGAGATCGTCTTCGCGGTAGCCATGAAATCATCCGAGGGCTTCACGCGAGCCCTCCCAACACTTGTGACCATTGCAAGCGGCCTGTCCAGCGTACTGCTGTTGTCACTCTCTCTGCGTTCGCTGCCGGTCGGGACAGGCTATGCAGTCTGGACAGGTATTGGAGCTGCAGGAACTGCGATCGTCGGAATGATTGCTTTCGGTGATCCGGTCGGGCTGCCGAGACTTCTTTGCATCGGCCTCATCTTTTCAGGGGTCATCGGACTGAAAATCGTGGGTTGA